In Archangium violaceum, the following are encoded in one genomic region:
- a CDS encoding PDC sensor domain-containing protein, giving the protein MWTIVSLLLLTQLPPDGAAQLQKVDALMPEFRRLARDPVVVREVKRQNAQRVPVETLQKLDTEWTATPALTPFKRKILSSACTRSLHRYREQLGRVVAEAFIMDNQGALVGATRRTSDYWQGDEAKWRAAFNGGRGGELREKPFFDESSQAYVVQVSLPVKDGARVIGALTVSVSLLEL; this is encoded by the coding sequence ATGTGGACGATCGTCTCGTTACTGCTGCTCACACAACTGCCTCCGGATGGTGCGGCGCAGTTGCAGAAGGTAGACGCGCTGATGCCCGAGTTCCGGCGACTCGCCAGGGATCCGGTGGTGGTGCGAGAAGTAAAGCGGCAGAACGCCCAGCGCGTCCCGGTGGAGACCCTCCAGAAGTTGGACACGGAGTGGACCGCGACACCCGCCCTCACTCCCTTCAAGCGGAAGATCCTGAGCAGCGCATGCACGCGCTCGCTCCACCGCTACCGCGAGCAACTGGGCCGGGTGGTGGCCGAGGCCTTCATCATGGACAACCAGGGCGCGCTGGTGGGCGCGACGCGCCGCACCTCCGACTACTGGCAGGGCGACGAGGCCAAGTGGCGCGCGGCCTTCAACGGTGGCCGGGGCGGGGAACTGCGCGAGAAGCCCTTCTTCGATGAGTCCTCCCAGGCCTACGTCGTCCAGGTCTCCCTGCCGGTGAAGGACGGCGCCCGTGTCATCGGCGCCCTCACCGTGTCCGTCTCCCTGCTCGAGCTCTGA
- a CDS encoding septal ring lytic transglycosylase RlpA family protein, whose protein sequence is MRRLLMGVTVGVGVLVGCAPRATRPTSSEEREVVRPEKQPPSRAYLEEGVASYYGPGLVGRPTASGEKLDLKAFTAAHRKLPFGTCLRVVNMENGRSVQVRVNDRGPFVRGRVVDVSLAAAKQLDMLDKGLARVRLYRCADRTSFLFIPFGPLAG, encoded by the coding sequence ATGCGGCGGCTGCTCATGGGCGTGACGGTGGGGGTGGGGGTTCTGGTGGGGTGCGCGCCGCGTGCTACCCGGCCAACCTCTTCCGAGGAGCGGGAAGTGGTGCGGCCGGAGAAGCAACCCCCATCACGGGCGTACCTCGAAGAGGGGGTCGCCTCGTACTACGGCCCGGGCCTGGTCGGCCGGCCCACCGCCAGCGGCGAGAAGCTGGACCTCAAGGCCTTCACCGCCGCGCACCGCAAGCTGCCCTTCGGCACGTGCCTGCGCGTGGTGAACATGGAGAACGGGCGCTCGGTGCAGGTGCGCGTCAACGACCGGGGCCCCTTCGTCCGGGGGCGCGTGGTGGACGTGTCGCTCGCCGCGGCGAAGCAGCTCGACATGCTGGACAAGGGGTTGGCCCGGGTGCGCCTCTACCGCTGCGCGGACCGCACCTCCTTCCTCTTCATCCCCTTCGGCCCGCTGGCGGGGTAG
- a CDS encoding methyl-accepting chemotaxis protein, which yields MNNPFLGNLKLRSRLTLAVALLSALSLLSLTSLGLSFTRRTLSKQIHSTLKVEAEGLKDLVERTFAEREASVRSWSEDAILRGALLFDTYEKSDAVLAGLAKRHPSVRGFVLFDEKGRAVSASTEELLKSYQGKEREVRETAWYRAALEGRFTADSLSTEKDPIFGRRVLPLAAPVLSPLGGGRIGILLAAYDWSQVGSVVRAAVRRAHERAQSTFALEVRRADGTLLFDSRPPDAAPFDRPVSEVAINDTTEQDVGDGWHFVAKVDAVEAYAPVNQAATVAFGMLAFFVGLAIVGAWWLARGITRPIAALSETVTRVVQEGDLSQRVEVHSQDEVGDLARAFARMMEHVRESTLGLQQGTRVLTEAVAELSRASEVQEGNLARQASAIQETQVTAQEIQQTSQMAAERSQAVLEVAARADEVGSAGEAKVNASLEGLKELHAKVGRLASSIVSLGERTLQIGDIAQTVKDLADQSNMLALNAAIEAVRSGEHGKGFGVVAREIRSLADQSIDSTGRVREILDDIRQSIQTTVTMTEKGQAQMQAGLEQMRESGESLRELTSIVRDNAGAARQIAVAVNQQNAGISQIFTAVTDLSTLMDETMRSLQATTRATGTLREAAERMETVARTWRV from the coding sequence ATGAACAACCCCTTCCTGGGCAACCTCAAGCTGAGGAGCCGCCTCACCCTGGCCGTGGCCCTGCTGTCGGCCCTGTCCCTCCTGTCGCTCACGAGCCTGGGCCTGTCCTTCACCCGGCGCACGCTGTCGAAGCAGATCCACTCCACGCTCAAGGTGGAGGCCGAGGGCCTCAAGGACCTGGTGGAGCGGACGTTCGCCGAGCGCGAGGCGAGCGTACGCAGCTGGTCCGAGGACGCCATCCTGCGAGGGGCACTGCTCTTCGACACCTACGAGAAGAGCGACGCGGTGCTCGCGGGGCTGGCGAAGCGGCACCCCTCCGTCAGGGGCTTCGTCCTCTTCGACGAGAAGGGGCGCGCCGTCTCCGCCAGCACGGAGGAGCTGCTCAAGTCCTATCAGGGCAAGGAGCGCGAGGTGCGCGAGACGGCGTGGTACCGGGCGGCGCTGGAGGGGCGCTTCACCGCCGACTCACTCTCGACCGAGAAGGATCCCATCTTTGGCCGGCGGGTCCTGCCGTTGGCCGCGCCGGTGCTCAGCCCGCTCGGCGGCGGTCGCATCGGCATACTGCTGGCCGCGTATGACTGGAGCCAGGTCGGCAGCGTGGTGAGGGCCGCGGTACGGCGGGCCCACGAGCGCGCGCAGAGCACGTTCGCCCTGGAGGTGCGACGCGCGGATGGCACGCTCCTCTTCGATTCGCGCCCCCCCGATGCCGCTCCGTTCGACCGGCCCGTGTCCGAGGTGGCCATCAACGACACGACCGAGCAGGACGTGGGAGATGGCTGGCATTTCGTGGCGAAGGTGGACGCGGTGGAGGCTTACGCCCCCGTGAACCAGGCGGCCACGGTGGCATTCGGAATGCTGGCGTTCTTCGTGGGGCTGGCCATCGTAGGCGCCTGGTGGCTGGCGCGTGGCATCACCCGTCCCATCGCCGCGCTGAGCGAGACGGTGACGCGCGTCGTCCAGGAGGGAGATCTCTCCCAGCGCGTGGAGGTGCACAGCCAGGACGAGGTGGGCGATCTGGCCCGTGCCTTCGCGCGAATGATGGAACACGTGCGCGAGTCCACGCTCGGCCTGCAGCAGGGCACGCGCGTGCTCACCGAGGCCGTGGCCGAGCTGAGCCGGGCGTCCGAGGTGCAGGAGGGCAACCTCGCGCGCCAGGCATCGGCCATCCAGGAGACCCAGGTCACCGCGCAGGAGATTCAGCAGACCTCGCAGATGGCGGCGGAGCGCTCGCAGGCCGTGTTGGAGGTGGCCGCCCGGGCCGACGAGGTGGGCAGCGCGGGCGAGGCGAAGGTGAACGCGAGCCTCGAGGGCCTCAAGGAGTTGCACGCGAAGGTGGGGCGCCTGGCCAGCAGCATCGTCTCGCTCGGCGAGCGCACCCTGCAGATTGGCGACATCGCCCAGACGGTGAAGGACCTGGCGGACCAGTCGAACATGCTGGCGCTCAACGCGGCCATCGAGGCCGTGCGCTCGGGCGAGCACGGCAAGGGCTTCGGCGTGGTGGCGCGGGAGATCCGCAGCCTGGCGGACCAGTCCATCGACTCCACCGGCCGGGTGCGGGAGATCCTCGACGACATCCGTCAGTCCATCCAGACCACGGTGACGATGACCGAGAAGGGTCAGGCGCAGATGCAGGCGGGGCTCGAGCAGATGCGGGAGAGCGGCGAGAGCCTCCGGGAGCTGACGTCCATCGTGCGGGACAACGCGGGGGCGGCGCGGCAGATCGCCGTCGCGGTGAACCAGCAGAACGCGGGCATCTCGCAGATCTTCACCGCGGTGACGGACCTGTCCACGCTGATGGACGAGACGATGCGGAGTCTGCAGGCCACCACGAGGGCCACGGGCACGCTGCGCGAGGCCGCCGAGCGCATGGAGACGGTGGCGCGCACCTGGCGGGTGTAG
- a CDS encoding aspartate-semialdehyde dehydrogenase produces MNENLRIAVVGATGVVGSEVLSALFDRDFPAERLTVLASERSEGEELEYGEESLGVEKATPESFRGIGLALFATPADVSRTLAQAAQAAGAWVVDVSSAFRADGNVPLVLPGFNSEVLGASFKGRIVSVPSAVTSALATLLEPLRQSFGVAQVQVTALMGASSAGQRGLRELEQQTAALLSGREPESHAFPQRVGFNLVPQVGPFLANSPWTEEEAGWTLEAARLFAPKGEIPVVAGTAVQVPSFYGHGLSLHVRLRKPASVDQARAALKGSPAVKVLDSPGEKIYPMTSLVTADPTVHVGRLRSFPQAPEWLTLFAAVDNAGRGAALNLVEAGLRLTERPA; encoded by the coding sequence ATGAACGAGAACCTGCGAATCGCCGTGGTGGGCGCCACGGGCGTGGTGGGCAGCGAGGTACTCTCCGCCCTGTTCGACCGGGACTTCCCCGCCGAGCGGCTCACCGTGCTGGCCTCGGAGCGCTCCGAGGGCGAGGAGCTGGAGTACGGGGAGGAATCCCTGGGGGTGGAGAAGGCTACCCCCGAGTCCTTCCGGGGCATTGGCCTGGCGCTCTTCGCCACGCCAGCGGACGTGTCGCGCACGCTCGCGCAGGCCGCCCAGGCCGCGGGAGCCTGGGTGGTGGACGTGAGCTCCGCCTTCCGTGCCGATGGCAACGTCCCGCTGGTGCTTCCCGGCTTCAACTCCGAGGTGCTGGGCGCCTCCTTCAAGGGCCGCATCGTGTCCGTGCCCTCGGCGGTGACGAGTGCCCTGGCGACCCTGCTCGAGCCGCTGCGCCAGTCCTTCGGAGTGGCCCAGGTACAGGTGACGGCCCTCATGGGGGCGTCCTCCGCGGGCCAGCGGGGCCTGCGCGAGCTGGAGCAGCAGACGGCGGCCCTCCTCTCCGGCCGCGAGCCCGAGTCCCACGCCTTCCCCCAGCGCGTGGGCTTCAACCTGGTGCCTCAGGTGGGTCCCTTCCTGGCCAACTCTCCCTGGACGGAGGAGGAGGCCGGTTGGACGTTGGAGGCCGCTCGCCTCTTCGCCCCCAAGGGGGAGATCCCCGTGGTGGCCGGTACCGCCGTGCAGGTGCCCTCCTTCTATGGTCACGGGCTGAGCCTCCATGTGCGGCTGCGGAAGCCCGCCTCGGTGGACCAGGCGCGCGCCGCCCTCAAGGGCTCGCCCGCGGTCAAGGTGCTGGATTCACCCGGAGAGAAGATCTACCCCATGACCAGCCTGGTCACCGCGGACCCCACCGTCCACGTGGGCCGGCTGCGCTCCTTCCCCCAGGCCCCCGAGTGGCTCAC
- the tsaB gene encoding tRNA (adenosine(37)-N6)-threonylcarbamoyltransferase complex dimerization subunit type 1 TsaB, translating to MFLALDTSTLTLSLALVEREGEGVRVLEHVVVGPPKKQSEVLPGIVGEVLARHGVVLKSLEGLAIGLGPGSFTGLRIGLSCVKGLAYAAGLNVAGASSLAAVALEGPEGPPLFALAVARKDDLYLGRYRRVGQRVEALGPEEAMSPEEVAARMASEPEALALGPALTDYRSALEAHGVAPSRLLHAPDFPSAVALAHLVRFPEQRSLEAIFALEPHYVRASEPERNPKFPPLPGPPPTARLKED from the coding sequence ATGTTCCTCGCGCTCGATACCTCCACCCTCACGCTGTCCCTGGCCCTCGTGGAGCGGGAAGGGGAGGGCGTCCGCGTCCTCGAGCACGTGGTGGTGGGGCCTCCGAAGAAGCAGAGCGAGGTGTTGCCTGGCATCGTCGGCGAGGTGCTCGCGCGGCACGGGGTGGTGCTGAAGTCCCTGGAGGGGCTGGCCATCGGCCTGGGTCCGGGCTCCTTCACCGGCCTGCGCATCGGTCTGTCCTGCGTGAAGGGGCTCGCGTACGCGGCGGGCCTCAACGTGGCCGGGGCGTCGTCGCTCGCGGCCGTGGCCCTGGAAGGTCCCGAGGGTCCGCCCCTCTTCGCCCTCGCGGTGGCGCGCAAGGATGACCTGTACCTGGGGCGCTACCGGCGCGTGGGCCAGCGCGTGGAGGCGCTGGGGCCCGAGGAGGCCATGAGTCCGGAAGAGGTGGCCGCGCGCATGGCCTCCGAGCCGGAGGCGCTCGCGCTGGGACCCGCCCTGACCGATTATCGCTCGGCCCTGGAGGCCCACGGCGTGGCTCCCTCGCGGCTGCTGCACGCGCCCGATTTCCCCTCGGCGGTGGCGCTGGCGCACCTGGTGCGCTTCCCCGAGCAGCGCTCGCTGGAGGCGATCTTCGCGCTGGAGCCGCACTACGTCCGGGCCTCCGAGCCCGAGCGCAACCCCAAGTTCCCCCCTCTGCCCGGGCCTCCTCCCACCGCTCGCCTCAAGGAAGACTGA